The following proteins are encoded in a genomic region of Gouania willdenowi chromosome 6, fGouWil2.1, whole genome shotgun sequence:
- the rfx7b gene encoding DNA-binding protein RFX7: protein MAEDQQQQPGLKPGSGLSSLPALVPGLQGPEANALQFKIKNSICKSVQSKVDNILQDVEKFTDIEKLYLYLKLPSGPSSGNDKRTENERGSSTPGLCDQSSMSSSRTQQMYAFNWIRNHLEEHPETSLPKQEVYDEYKSYCDNLGYNPLSAADFGKIMKNVFPNMKARRLGMRGKSKYCYSGLRKKAFVHMPSLPTLDLQKSGDGCELMEATGQSPSAEDDMRSAACGLVFEWAQKVLSRQFDNVEDLARFLLNSHYIGTKSMAALTVMTGTPTGMKTPTPSSAFVPTAEANSFQPQVKTLPSPSVDAKQQLQRKIQKKQQEQKLHSPLPSESQMKRTEASTPGPTIPCGSPALLSPQPTIGIVVAAVPSPVTVQRTRQLMTSPSPVSAEGKVFQVVTQSLKQSPKTPQNISASPVSDRLARHGTRYAQILPKPSATSAITLRSPPTLLITNSPIKTVMPSTHVSSVNVVKMTAIALAPSSSATVRPASAGVNTIAALDEAHPPNGGTLAMSQSPTVRLSAQVSVPPHDTKMVSEADMTSGEKPVVGAKEERVAKFRAASEPSFLVKCSPGLERGSKMKDGPTSPSLCLAVAGTQDSNSNCHDSTLYLTVDNQNSSGSNAVTLTSKESCSDSKSPRKRTGAESHVIPVKRVFISQQPPLAVVDNPKPAVKRIPRPGTPARPESAPCKVTVKHTSVGPTHILALSDAPVTHTEGTQTLVKCQDLVRHDDHSDTPDNSTAGSRSNTTDQVLLQQITRNPHSVPAPHDSGPHESSVMGDLKSTMWEEQQLDELRKQAFVQQLPSEHKPTPTDQLTLTIAQSTEASGQLALTQDMVDFAGSQPNMDYFPFNDDDMTQDSIVEELVQMEEQMKLKGLFANCVDVSLQGQSTGPQSSILSASQASTTFYHSAHSSTTPVQTPTPTPTPTPTPTPTSEMTLNHTLTRESPCSRMAPITPVDGAMGHHTPITTPLSNCSSSVPPSPVECRNPFAFTPINSSITGYHDASIVSSSPVKPMQRPMATHPDKAKLEWINNRYNNTSTGPLSNHSIGILPSYQDLVDDQFRKPHAFAIPGQSFQSQSRQDAAHLGRVTPISPVQQQQLTPGGTANTKQESFAVPAPLDNKAAASTTSSTFRCRSVSPAVRQRNCSGNTGPSATTTSTTTTTRTVVSPFNSPITSEVLSILSNSQTVSSVHSMVQRSQSVPLNIMMQSEMLPVGQNNTNKITNVLLSKMEADGDDSVRGLGVNNLPSNYTARMNLTQILETTSSFTVGSGPQGYLTAGSGEGQAQASTSEPDQQQLQKSPAPTQSQILMEGAHQQQEMEDEQQQLDFNSTVKDLLGDDGLNPSSQLVGQVASELNAVASDFSNDMRLTSDLSSSITDLNTLDTNLLFDPNQQQEQYEDSTLEELKNDPLFQQICSDTVNSGFDWLESKDQPTTVEMLG, encoded by the exons TAAATCTGTACAATCAAAAGTGGACAACATACTG caaGATGTTGAGAAGTTTACAGACATCGAGAAGCTCTACCTCTACCTTAAGTTGCCTTCTGGTCCCAGCAGTGGCAACGATAAAAG GACTGAGAATGAGAGGGGGTCGTCCACTCCTGGATTATG TGATCAGAGTTCAATGTCGTCGAGTCGCACTCAACAGATGTACGCTTTCAACTGGATCCGCAATCACCTGGAGGAGCACCCAGAGACGTCCCTCCCCAAGCAGGAGGTGTACGATGAATACAA GAGCTACTGTGACAATCTGGGCTACAATCCACTCAGTGCTGCAGACTTTGggaaaatcatgaaaaatgtgtttccCAACATGAAGGCACGTCGACTGGGCATGAGAGGAAAGTCCAA ATACTGCTACAGCGGGTTGAGGAAAAAAGCTTTTGTTCACATGCCGTCTTTACCCACGTTGGACCTGCAGAAGTCTGGCGACGGT TGTGAGCTGATGGAGGCCACGGGCCAGTCTCCCAGCGCTGAGGATGACATGAGGTCCGCAGCCTGTGGACTGGTTTTCGAGTGGGCCCAAAAAGTGCTGAGTCGGCAGTTTGATAACGTGGAAGATCTCGCTCGGTTCTTACTGAACAGCCACTATATTGGTACAAAGTCCATGGCTGCACTCACTGTTATGACGGGAACACCCACAG GAATGAAGACGCCCACCCCTTCCTCTGCCTTTGTGCCCACCGCTGAGGCCAACAGCTTCCAGCCCCAGGTGAAGACCCTGCCCTCCCCCTCTGTCGATGCCAAACAACAACTGCAACGAAAGATCCAGAAGAAGCAACAGGAGCAGAAGCTCCACTCGCCCCTACCTAGTGAGTCCCAGATGAAGAGGACGGAGGCCAGCACCCCTGGGCCCACCATCCCCTGTGGGAGTCCTGCCCTGCTGTCCCCACAGCCCACCATCGGCATCGTGGTGGCAGCTGTACCCAGTCCTGTCACG GTGCAGAGGACCCGGCAGTTGATGACCTCCCCCAGCCCTGTCAGCGCAGAAGGAAAAGTTTTCCAAGTTGTCACTCAGTCTCTGAAGCAGTCCCCCAAAACCCCTCAGAACATCTCAGCTAGTCCTGTTAGCGACCGCCTGGCACGGCACGGCACACGGTACGCCCAGATCCTTCCCAAACCCTCCGCTACCAGCGCCATTACCCTGCGTTCCCCCCCCACGCTGCTCATCACTAACAGCCCCATCAAGACTGTGATGCCCTCCACTCACGTCAGCTCAGTCAATGTGGTGAAGATGACGGCCATCGCTCTGGCCCCCAGTAGCAGCGCCACGGTACGGCCAGCTTCTGCTGGCGTCAACACCATCGCTGCTCTGGACGAGGCCCACCCTCCAAACGGTGGTACTTTAGCCATGTCCCAGTCTCCTACGGTCAGACTCAGTGCCCAGGTATCTGTCCCCCCCCATGACACCAAGATGGTATCTGAAGCTGACATGACCAGTGGTGAGAAACCTGTGGTTGGAGCCAAAGAGGAGCGAGTGGCTAAGTTTAGAGCTGCCAGTGAACCTAGCTTCCTGGTTAAATGTTCTCCAGGACTAGAACGAGGATCCAAAATGAAAGATGGCCCCACGTCCCCTTCCCTTTGTTTAGCTGTAGCTGGGACTCAGGACAGTAACAGTAACTGCCATGATAGTACTCTGTACCTGACTGTTGATAATCAGAACTCTAGTGGCTCTAATGCTGTTACACTAACATCAAAGGAATCCTGCTCTGATTCCAAGAGCCCCAGGAAACGCACTGGAGCAGAATCCCATGTGATTCCTGTGAAGAGGGTCTTCATCTCTCAGCAGCCCCCTCTGGCTGTTGTTGACAATCCCAAACCTGCTGTGAAAAGAATCCCCAGACCAGGAACTCCTGCCAGACCAGAGAGTGCCCCATGCAAGGTGACAGTAAAACACACCTCTGTAGGACCCACGCACATCCTGGCCCTGTCCGATGCCCccgtcacacacacagagggcaCCCAGACCCTGGTCAAATGCCAGGACTTGGTGAGACACGACGACCACTCCGACACCCCCGACAACAGCACCGCAGGATCCAGGAGCAACACAACCGATCAGGTGCTGCTGCAGCAGATCACCAGGAACCCTCACAGTGTACCAGCACCACATGACTCAGGACCACATGAATCCTCTGTGATGGGAGACCTGAAGAGCACAATGTGGGAGGAGCAACAGCTGGATGAGCTTCGTAAGCAGGCGTTTGTCCAGCAGTTACCATCAGAACACAAACCAACCCCCACCGACCAGCTCACCCTCACCATAGCTCAGTCAACAGAGGCCTCAGGCCAGCTAGCCCTGACTCAGGACATGGTGGACTTTGCAGGTTCTCAGCCCAACATGGACTACTTCCCTTTCAATGACGATGACATGACCCAGGACAGTATAGTGGAGGAGCTGGTCCAGATGGAGGAGCAGATGAAGCTAAAGGGTCTGTTTGCTAACTGTGTGGACGTGTCCCTTCAAGGCCAGTCAACCGGGCCCCAGAGCTCCATCCTTAGTGCTAGCCAGGCTAGTACCACCTTTTACCACTCCGCCCACAGCAGCACTACTCCCGTTCAAACCCCCACTCCAACTCCCACACCAACACCGACGCCCACTCCCACTTCAGAAATGACCCTCAACCACACCCTGACCAGGGAGAGTCCCTGTTCCCGCATGGCCCCCATCACTCCAGTGGACGGAGCCATGGGTCACCACACCCCCATCACTACGCCACTGTCCAACTGCAGCAGCAGTGTCCCCCCCAGTCCAGTGGAGTGCAGGAACCCATTTGCTTTCACTCCCATTAACTCCAGTATCACTGGTTATCATGATGCTAGCATCGTCTCCAGCAGTCCAGTCAAACCCATGCAACGACCCATGGCAACGCATCCTGACAAGGCCAAACTGGAGTGGATCAACAACCGCTACAACAACACCTCCACTGGGCCTCTTTCCAACCACAGCATCGGGATCCTGCCCAGCTACCAGGACCTGGTGGACGATCAGTTTCGAAAGCCGCATGCGTTTGCGATTCCTGGCCAGTCGTTCCAGTCTCAGTCTCGGCAGGATGCTGCTCACTTAGGGCGTGTGACACCCATTTCTccagtgcagcagcagcagctaacACCAGGAGGAACCGCTAACACCAAGCAGGAGAGCTTTGCTGTTCCTGCACCGTTAGACAACAAGGCAGCAGCCTCCACCACGTCCAGCACTTTCCGGTGTCGCAGTGTTAGCCCTGCGGTGCGCCAGAGGAACTGTAGCGGCAACACGGGGCCTTCGGCCACCACCACCagtaccaccaccaccacccgaACTGTGGTGTCACCCTTTAACTCCCCCATCACCTCTGAGGTGCTCAGCATCCTGTCCAACAGTCAGACAGTTAGCTCGGTGCATAGCATGGTCCAGAGAAGCCAGTCCGTGCCTCTGAACATCATGATGCAGAGTGAGATGCTGCCTGTGGGCCAGAACAACACTAACAAAATAACCAACGTGCTTCTCAGCAAGATGGAGGCTGATGGAGATGATTCTGTTCGTGGTCTGGGCGTTAACAACCTGCCCTCTAACTACACGGCCCGGATGAACCTCACACAGATCCTGGAGACCACGTCCAGCTTTACAGTAGGATCAGGACCCCAGGGATACCTCACTGCAGGCAGTGGAGAAGGACAAGCACAAGCAAGCACCAGTGAACCAGACCAGCAGCAGCTACAGAAGAGTCCGGCACCCACCCAATCACAGATCCTCATGGAGGGGGCCCATCAGCAGCAGGAAATGGAGGACGAACAGCAGCAGCTAGATTTCAACAGCACCGTAAAGGACCTGTTGGGGGACGATGGGCTGAACCCAAGCTCCCAGCTGGTTGGTCAGGTGGCTTCAGAGCTCAACGCTGTGGCGTCTGACTTCTCCAATGACATGAGATTAACCTCTGATCTATCCAGTAGCATCACTGACCTTAACACTTTAGACACCAACCTGCTGTTTGATCCTAATCAGCAGCAGGAACAATACGAGGACTCGACACTGGAAGAACTGAAGAACGATCCACTGTTTCAGCAGATATGCAGTGATACTGTGAACTCTGGTTTTGACTGGTTAGAAAGTAAAGACCAGCCGACTACGGTTGAAATGCTGGGCTGA